CGCCTGGAAGACGGCCTTGGCGCGCGCATTGCCCATGAAGGGGAATTTGCCAACCTTGTATTTCACGCCCTCTTTCTTCAGCTCTTCCTCGGTTTTGCCGACCGATGCCACCTCGGGGGTGGTGTAGATCACACCGGGGATGACGCCATAATTGACATGGCCATGCTTGCCCGCGATGACCTCGGCAACGGCCATGCCCTCGTCTTCGGCCTTGTGGGCCAGCATCGGGCCGATGATCGCATCGCCGATCGCATAGACGCCTTTGACAGTGGTCTGCCAATGGGCATCGGTCTTGATCTGGCCGCGCTGTTCCATCTCGACGCCGATTTCCGCCAGACCCAGACCATCGGTATAGGGCTTGCGGCCGGTGGCCACGAGAACGGTATCCGCGTCGATGGTGACCTCGCTGTCATCCTTGCGCAGCTTGTAGGTGACCTTGGCCTTGCCGCCCTTGGTCTCGACCGATTGCACAGCCGCGCCGAGGACGAACTCCATGCCCTGCTTGGCAAGGATCTTCTGGAACTGCTTGGACACCTCGCCATCCATCGTGGGGGTGATCACGTCGAGGAATTCGACCACGGTCACCTTGGCGCCCAGACGCGCATAGACCGAGCCCATTTCCAGACCGATAACGCCTGCGCCGATCACAACGAGCGATTTCGGGATTTTTTTCAGCGACAGCGCGCCGGTGGAGGACACAACGGTCTCTTCGTCGATCTCGATCCCCGGCAGCGAGGACGGCACCGACCCCGAAGCGATCACGATGTTTTTGGCGGTGTGAACCTCATCACCG
The sequence above is drawn from the Thioclava sp. GXIMD4216 genome and encodes:
- the lpdA gene encoding dihydrolipoyl dehydrogenase — protein: MAEFDVIVIGGGPGGYVCAIRCAQLGLKTACVEGRETLGGTCLNVGCIPSKALLHATHELHEAEHNFAKMGLKGKTPSVDWDQMKAYKQEVVDGNTKGIEFLFKKNKVTWLKGWGSIPAAGQVKVGDEVHTAKNIVIASGSVPSSLPGIEIDEETVVSSTGALSLKKIPKSLVVIGAGVIGLEMGSVYARLGAKVTVVEFLDVITPTMDGEVSKQFQKILAKQGMEFVLGAAVQSVETKGGKAKVTYKLRKDDSEVTIDADTVLVATGRKPYTDGLGLAEIGVEMEQRGQIKTDAHWQTTVKGVYAIGDAIIGPMLAHKAEDEGMAVAEVIAGKHGHVNYGVIPGVIYTTPEVASVGKTEEELKKEGVKYKVGKFPFMGNARAKAVFQADGFAKLIVDENDRILGAHIIGPGAGDLIHEVCVAMEFGASAEDLALTCHAHPTFSEAVREAALACGDGAIHA